One Amaranthus tricolor cultivar Red isolate AtriRed21 chromosome 10, ASM2621246v1, whole genome shotgun sequence genomic window carries:
- the LOC130824910 gene encoding uncharacterized protein LOC130824910: protein FLILFQVPDELVEHYLAKSGFQCPDVRLIRLVAVATQKFITEVATDSLQSNILVIIGTLFGIPGKSKDHKFARRDLKYLREEKDLRWVPELEVQELEDGSEEFPTSMLWMNDDEIEP, encoded by the exons tttttgattttgtttcag gttCCTGACGAATTGGTGGAGCATTATCTCGCTAAAAGCGGTTTTCAATGTCCCGATGTTCGATT GATTAGACTTGTTGCTGTTGCTACTCAAAAGTTTATAACAGAGGTTGCCACAGATTCTCTGCA GTCTAATATCTTGGTTATCATTGGGACATTGTTCGGCATTCCTGGAAAATCAAAAGACCATAAATTTGCTCGTCGGGATTTGAAATACCTGCGAGAGGAGAAAGACCTTCGATGGGTGCCGGAGCTTGAGGTTCAAGAATTAGAAGATGGAAGTGAAGAGTTTCCGACATCTATGCTTtggatgaatgatgatgaaattgagCCGTAA